In Neokomagataea tanensis, one genomic interval encodes:
- a CDS encoding ROK family protein has translation MQARILCADIGGSFIDFAVLDHRNALANRRKEPTPTRDFNAFLNCLHSMAAPYPGVPLHIAMAGTQEPKTGALTTANIPCMDGTSFASLLNSHLKRTVRVANDADCFVMGEAHFGVARGHDNVFGIILGTGVGGGMIWKGQLILGGGGVSGEWGHAPIIPHLPDLPNATPCFPCGCGQKGCLDTFGSARGLERLHLWNGFAPCDSHSIVAAWEAGENDATKTIDVYLNYTSAALALVINTTGATIIPVGGGLSNAHKLVSALDHAVRKRILHQQDAPLVVPGTLGPDAALLGASALT, from the coding sequence ATGCAAGCCCGCATTCTATGCGCCGATATCGGTGGATCATTTATCGATTTTGCGGTTCTTGATCACAGGAATGCTCTCGCTAACCGTAGAAAAGAGCCTACCCCCACCCGCGATTTTAATGCGTTTTTGAACTGCCTGCACTCCATGGCCGCTCCCTATCCCGGCGTGCCTTTACATATTGCCATGGCCGGAACGCAAGAGCCCAAAACTGGCGCACTCACCACGGCTAATATTCCCTGCATGGACGGGACAAGCTTTGCATCTCTATTAAACTCACACCTAAAACGCACAGTGCGCGTAGCTAATGACGCTGACTGCTTTGTTATGGGAGAAGCCCATTTTGGGGTCGCCCGCGGGCATGACAATGTTTTCGGCATCATCCTTGGTACCGGCGTTGGTGGCGGTATGATCTGGAAAGGCCAACTCATTCTTGGCGGCGGTGGCGTATCGGGCGAATGGGGCCATGCCCCGATTATTCCTCACCTGCCTGACCTCCCCAACGCTACCCCTTGTTTTCCTTGTGGTTGCGGCCAAAAAGGATGCCTAGACACTTTCGGTAGTGCGCGAGGGCTGGAACGTCTTCATCTCTGGAATGGCTTTGCCCCATGCGACAGCCACTCTATCGTTGCCGCTTGGGAAGCGGGAGAAAACGACGCCACAAAAACGATAGACGTATACTTGAACTACACATCTGCAGCCCTTGCACTCGTGATAAACACTACGGGCGCAACCATCATTCCCGTTGGCGGCGGCCTTTCTAATGCACATAAACTGGTAAGTGCCCTTGATCATGCCGTACGCAAACGCATTTTGCACCAGCAAGATGCCCCGCTTGTTGTTCCCGGTACCCTAGGGCCTGACGCAGCTTTGCTTGGTGCATCCGCACTGACTTGA
- the nagB gene encoding glucosamine-6-phosphate deaminase: MKIVILPDARAVSCAVADIIVQEVRRNPQAVLGLATGRTMEAIYAELCARHKGGIAELSNISSFNLDEYVGLSEEDPRSYHYYMRENLFSTIGIEANKGRLPKGAAHDPEQAAAEYDVALAASGGVDMQLLGIGENGHIGFNEPLSGLSTRTRVVALAKATLEQNAKMFGGDYNNVPKQAITMGIGTILEARSILLVATGSAKARAVAQSVEGALSASMPGSALQLHAKCIVVLDQGAASELGQREASERP; encoded by the coding sequence ATGAAAATTGTTATTCTGCCTGATGCTAGAGCTGTCAGTTGCGCTGTAGCAGATATTATAGTGCAGGAAGTCCGGCGCAATCCGCAAGCTGTTCTTGGCTTGGCAACGGGGAGAACGATGGAAGCAATTTACGCTGAACTATGCGCCCGGCATAAAGGTGGTATTGCTGAACTTTCTAATATCAGTAGTTTTAATTTGGACGAATATGTGGGGCTGTCGGAAGAAGATCCCAGATCATACCATTATTACATGCGGGAAAATCTATTTAGCACAATTGGTATAGAGGCAAATAAAGGGAGGCTCCCCAAGGGTGCAGCGCATGACCCCGAACAAGCAGCAGCAGAGTACGATGTGGCACTCGCGGCAAGTGGTGGTGTGGATATGCAACTCTTAGGGATAGGAGAAAATGGTCACATTGGTTTTAACGAACCGCTATCCGGATTGAGCACACGTACCCGCGTGGTAGCTTTGGCTAAAGCGACCTTGGAGCAGAATGCTAAAATGTTCGGTGGCGATTATAACAATGTCCCGAAGCAAGCGATTACAATGGGTATAGGAACTATTCTTGAGGCAAGATCCATTTTGCTTGTAGCGACGGGGAGCGCCAAGGCACGCGCCGTAGCGCAAAGTGTTGAAGGAGCGTTGAGCGCATCTATGCCGGGTTCGGCCTTACAATTACATGCAAAATGCATTGTAGTGCTTGATCAGGGCGCTGCGTCAGAACTTGGCCAGCGAGAGGCCAGCGAGAGGCCATAG
- the nagA gene encoding N-acetylglucosamine-6-phosphate deacetylase — translation MYIDGHILTPSGIQPGQITLRDGLISSFEPKTHVPDRYILPGFIDLHVHGGGGADAMDGANAVTQMARFHLTHGTTTLYPTTITRPWAEVMDALRGIQHVTQYGIPNGPSIPGAHLEGPFINPQRLGAQPPFAIPPSHQELCDIFALNVVRLTTLAPECCSDDAISAMAQQGIRLSIGHTCATCEQCQHMMRTARASGGVIGGTHLFNAMPELRGRDPGPVGALLADEDAFMEIIFDTHHVHPASFAAIRKAAQKRLILITDAMRATGLADGISSLGGQDVLVKDGIARMGADGCGSLAGSVLTLDKALKNACTHGGATLHEASDMLSATPAKYMGLTDRGSLLPGKRADIVSITPDYDIQNIWCAGTQCA, via the coding sequence ATGTATATTGACGGCCACATCCTCACTCCAAGCGGCATCCAACCAGGGCAAATTACGCTTCGTGACGGACTGATCTCAAGCTTTGAACCAAAAACGCATGTGCCTGATCGTTACATTCTACCAGGCTTTATCGATCTTCACGTCCATGGAGGTGGCGGAGCAGACGCAATGGATGGCGCAAATGCCGTCACACAAATGGCACGCTTCCATCTCACCCACGGCACAACAACCCTTTACCCCACGACAATCACACGCCCTTGGGCAGAAGTTATGGATGCCCTACGCGGCATCCAACACGTAACCCAATATGGCATCCCAAACGGCCCCAGCATTCCTGGCGCCCATTTAGAGGGACCATTCATCAACCCGCAGCGACTGGGTGCCCAACCACCATTTGCAATTCCTCCCAGTCATCAGGAATTGTGTGATATTTTCGCGCTCAATGTCGTACGTCTGACGACGCTGGCGCCTGAATGCTGCAGCGACGACGCAATTTCAGCCATGGCCCAACAAGGCATTCGCTTGAGCATCGGCCACACATGCGCAACCTGCGAACAGTGCCAGCACATGATGCGCACCGCACGCGCCTCCGGCGGCGTCATTGGCGGCACACATCTCTTTAACGCAATGCCAGAATTAAGAGGGCGTGACCCCGGTCCCGTTGGTGCCCTTTTGGCCGATGAAGACGCCTTTATGGAAATCATATTCGACACACACCATGTCCACCCTGCCAGCTTTGCCGCAATACGCAAAGCGGCGCAAAAACGCCTGATTCTGATCACGGATGCAATGCGCGCTACGGGTTTGGCAGATGGTATAAGCTCTTTAGGAGGGCAAGATGTACTTGTAAAAGACGGTATTGCCCGAATGGGGGCAGATGGATGCGGAAGTTTGGCAGGCAGCGTCCTGACACTCGACAAAGCCCTGAAGAACGCCTGCACACACGGTGGTGCCACACTCCACGAAGCATCAGACATGCTCTCAGCGACGCCCGCAAAATACATGGGCCTGACAGATCGCGGCAGCCTTCTACCCGGCAAAAGAGCTGACATTGTCAGCATCACCCCGGACTACGATATTCAAAATATTTGGTGTGCAGGAACCCAGTGCGCATAG